The Desulfurellaceae bacterium nucleotide sequence CCGGACCAATGGAAACGAGATATTGCGCAGTCGATAGACATGTACAACCGCTGGTTCGTGCAGTTTGCACCGGAGGCGTACCGGACGACACGGGTGCAGACGACAAAGGATGTTGAAGCGAGGCTGAAAGGGACAAAGAATCTCGCGGATATTGGTGTAGCCTTGCTGAAAGCTAAGCCGGCTGTGCTGCCAACGCTTCGGATGGCGACCTGTCCGCCACTCGCGGTAGATCGTCTGGTTGGTCTGGCGGGTGTTTCCAGGAACCTCGTTGCAAGGATGGAGAAGGGCGAACTGCCGTCGCGGATGCAGCGAGAGGCGTTAGACCGCGATCTTGAGAAGATTGGAGAGACCATCAAAAGGATGGCAGACCCGGACATCTTCGTATGGCTCGAACGTGGCGATAGACCATCCAGGCAGGAACTGTATCGGGCCGCAACGGTCGTGGCGGATCGTCTGTGCGGTGCGGTCGCCAATCCAATTGTGCGCAATGCGCAGGAAAAGCGGCAGCTTGCCGCTATCGGTGAATGGCTGACGGGCAATGGCTACTCGTACCTGCCGCCGGGCGAGGG carries:
- a CDS encoding XamI family restriction endonuclease, whose protein sequence is MAVNRDKPDQWKRDIAQSIDMYNRWFVQFAPEAYRTTRVQTTKDVEARLKGTKNLADIGVALLKAKPAVLPTLRMATCPPLAVDRLVGLAGVSRNLVARMEKGELPSRMQREALDRDLEKIGETIKRMADPDIFVWLERGDRPSRQELYRAATVVADRLCGAVANPIVRNAQEKRQLAAIGEWLTGNGYSYLPPGEGTRYDNMQPGTFSFRLNVPVEQEGTDRSINVPVDAVIMPKTARAGEFPFLIEAKSAGDFANVNKRRKEEAVKMSQLRHTYG